The following are from one region of the Streptococcus sp. 1643 genome:
- the comGF gene encoding competence type IV pilus minor pilin ComGF: MVQRSYSTLKSSKVRAFTLLESLIALIVISGGLLLFQAMSQLLISEVRYQQQSEQKEWLLFVDQLETELERSQFEKVEANHLYVKQDGKDIAMGKSKSDDFRKTDSSGRGYQPMVYGLKSAQIIEENQLVRFRFQFQKGLEREFIYRVEKAKS, from the coding sequence ATGGTTCAGAGAAGTTACTCGACCTTAAAGAGCAGTAAGGTAAGAGCGTTCACTCTTTTAGAATCTCTGATTGCTCTTATCGTCATTAGCGGAGGCTTGCTCCTCTTTCAAGCTATGAGTCAGCTCCTCATTTCAGAAGTTCGTTACCAGCAGCAAAGCGAGCAAAAGGAGTGGCTCTTGTTTGTGGACCAGCTAGAGACTGAGTTAGAGCGTTCGCAGTTTGAAAAGGTGGAAGCCAATCACCTCTATGTGAAGCAAGATGGCAAGGATATCGCTATGGGCAAGTCCAAATCAGATGATTTTCGGAAAACCGATAGCAGCGGACGGGGCTACCAACCTATGGTTTATGGACTCAAATCAGCACAGATTATAGAAGAAAATCAATTGGTTCGCTTTCGTTTCCAATTTCAAAAGGGCTTAGAAAGGGAGTTCATCTATCGTGTGGAAAAAGCAAAAAGTTAA
- the comGC gene encoding competence type IV pilus major pilin ComGC, with translation MKKLMTKLKKAKVKAFTLVEMLVVLLIISVLLLLFVPNLTKQKDAVDDKGKAAVVKVVESQAELYSLDKNEDASLSKLQADGRITAEQAKAYKDYHAKQKTSQTVAD, from the coding sequence ATGAAAAAACTCATGACAAAATTAAAAAAAGCCAAGGTTAAAGCTTTCACTCTGGTAGAGATGTTAGTCGTCTTGCTCATCATCAGCGTTCTTCTCTTGCTCTTTGTACCCAATTTGACCAAGCAAAAGGATGCCGTTGATGACAAAGGAAAAGCTGCTGTTGTCAAGGTTGTGGAAAGCCAGGCAGAGCTCTATAGTCTGGACAAGAATGAAGATGCCAGCCTCAGCAAATTACAAGCGGACGGTCGTATCACAGCTGAGCAAGCTAAAGCTTATAAAGACTACCATGCAAAACAAAAAACAAGTCAAACTGTTGCAGATTAA
- a CDS encoding acetate kinase gives MTKTIAINAGSSSLKWQLYQMPEEKVLAKGLIERIGLKDSISTVKFDGRSEQQILDIEDHTQAVKILLDDLIRFDIIKGYDEITGVGHRVVAGGEYFKESTVVEGDVLEKVEELGLLAPLHNPANAAGIRAFKELLPDITSVVVFDTSFHTSMPEKAYRYPLPTKYYTENKVRKYGAHGTSHQFVAGEAAKLLGRPLEDLKLITCHIGNGASITAVKGGKSVDTSMGFTPLGGVMMGTRTGDIDPAIIPYLMQYTEDFNTPEDISRVLNRESGLMGVSGQSSDMRDVIAAMEAGDHDATLAYEMYVDRIQKHIGQYLAVLNGADAIIFTAGIGENAALVREDVISGISWFGCDVDPEKNVFGVTGDISTDAAKIRVLVIPTDEELVIARDVERLKK, from the coding sequence ATGACAAAAACAATTGCAATCAATGCAGGAAGCTCAAGCTTGAAATGGCAACTTTATCAAATGCCTGAGGAAAAAGTTTTGGCTAAAGGCTTGATTGAACGTATTGGATTGAAAGATTCCATTTCAACAGTAAAATTTGACGGTCGTTCGGAGCAACAAATTCTTGATATTGAAGACCATACACAAGCCGTTAAAATTTTATTGGATGACTTGATTCGTTTTGACATTATCAAAGGGTACGACGAAATTACAGGTGTCGGCCACCGCGTCGTTGCAGGTGGTGAATATTTCAAGGAATCAACAGTTGTTGAGGGAGATGTGTTAGAAAAAGTTGAGGAATTGGGACTCTTGGCCCCCCTTCACAATCCAGCTAACGCAGCTGGAATTCGCGCATTTAAGGAATTGCTGCCAGATATTACCAGTGTTGTCGTATTTGATACCTCATTCCACACAAGCATGCCAGAAAAGGCTTATCGCTACCCTCTACCAACTAAGTATTACACTGAGAACAAGGTTCGTAAATACGGAGCCCACGGGACAAGTCACCAGTTTGTCGCAGGAGAAGCAGCGAAACTTTTGGGCCGTCCTCTAGAAGATTTGAAATTGATTACCTGCCATATTGGTAACGGGGCTTCTATCACAGCTGTTAAGGGTGGGAAGTCTGTGGATACTTCTATGGGATTCACACCACTCGGCGGTGTGATGATGGGAACTCGTACAGGAGATATTGACCCTGCTATCATCCCTTATCTCATGCAATATACAGAGGATTTCAATACCCCAGAAGATATTAGTCGCGTTCTTAATCGTGAATCAGGGCTCATGGGAGTTTCTGGTCAGTCAAGCGATATGCGTGATGTGATTGCTGCCATGGAAGCAGGAGACCATGATGCGACTTTAGCTTATGAAATGTATGTTGATCGTATCCAAAAACATATCGGCCAATACCTTGCAGTCCTAAATGGAGCAGATGCGATTATCTTCACAGCAGGTATCGGTGAAAATGCAGCTTTGGTTCGTGAGGATGTCATTTCAGGTATCTCTTGGTTTGGTTGTGATGTGGATCCAGAAAAGAACGTCTTTGGCGTAACGGGAGACATCTCAACTGACGCAGCGAAAATCCGTGTCTTGGTTATTCCAACAGATGAAGAATTGGTGATTGCACGCGATGTTGAACGCTTGAAAAAATAA
- a CDS encoding class I SAM-dependent methyltransferase, with protein sequence MKHDFNHKAETFDSPKNIFLANLVCQAVEAQIDFLSDKAILDFGGGTGLLALPLAKQAKSVTLVDISEKMLEQARLKIDQQEIRNLQLLEQDLLVNPLEQQFDLIVVSRVLHHMPDLDATLAMFYHHLRENGQVLIADFVKTDTNHHGFDLAELENKLIQQGFSSVHSQILYSAEGLFLGNYAELFLTVAQKSLAD encoded by the coding sequence ATGAAACACGATTTTAATCACAAAGCAGAAACCTTTGATTCGCCCAAAAATATCTTTCTTGCAAACTTGGTTTGTCAAGCAGTTGAAGCACAGATTGATTTTCTATCAGACAAGGCAATACTGGACTTTGGTGGAGGGACGGGTCTATTAGCTTTGCCCCTGGCCAAACAGGCCAAGTCGGTTACCCTTGTGGACATTTCAGAGAAAATGCTGGAGCAAGCCCGTTTGAAAATAGATCAGCAAGAAATCAGAAATCTTCAACTCTTGGAGCAGGATTTACTGGTGAATCCCTTAGAGCAACAATTTGACCTGATTGTTGTCAGTCGGGTTCTTCATCATATGCCTGATCTAGATGCAACTCTTGCCATGTTTTACCATCACCTTAGGGAGAATGGACAAGTTCTCATCGCTGATTTTGTCAAGACAGATACCAACCATCATGGTTTTGATTTAGCTGAACTGGAAAATAAGTTAATTCAGCAGGGTTTTTCATCTGTGCATAGTCAGATTCTCTATAGTGCTGAAGGTCTTTTCCTAGGAAATTACGCAGAGCTCTTTTTAACAGTAGCCCAAAAATCACTCGCTGACTAA
- the comGG gene encoding competence type IV pilus minor pilin ComGG — translation MWKKQKVKAGVLLYAVTMAAIFSLLLQFYLHRQVAHHKDYTLNKEKFAAFAMAKRSKDKAEQESGERVFNLGKVTYQNTKTGFATSVRMNKGNYEFLFPLMKIQEKKTAKKEEVATDSSNQAGKKKSEEKPEKKANS, via the coding sequence GTGTGGAAAAAGCAAAAAGTTAAGGCAGGTGTCCTTTTATATGCAGTCACCATGGCAGCCATCTTTAGTCTATTGCTACAGTTTTATTTGCATCGGCAGGTCGCCCATCACAAAGACTATACCCTAAACAAAGAAAAGTTTGCTGCTTTTGCCATGGCCAAGCGAAGTAAAGATAAGGCTGAGCAAGAAAGTGGGGAACGAGTCTTCAACTTAGGAAAAGTCACGTATCAAAATACGAAAACAGGTTTTGCAACAAGTGTTCGTATGAATAAGGGCAACTATGAATTTCTCTTTCCTCTGATGAAAATCCAAGAAAAGAAAACAGCTAAAAAGGAAGAGGTAGCGACTGATTCAAGCAATCAAGCAGGGAAGAAAAAATCAGAAGAAAAGCCTGAAAAGAAAGCCAATTCCTAG
- a CDS encoding class I SAM-dependent methyltransferase produces MDFEKIEQAYTYLLENVQVIQSDLATNFYDALVEQNSIYLDGETELEQVKENNQALKRLALRKEEWLKTYQFLLMKAGQTEPLQANHQFTPDAIALLLVLVVEELFEQEEISILEIGSGMGILGATFLTSLSKKVDYLGIEVDDLLIDLAASMSDVIGLQAGFVQGDAVRPQMLKESDVVISDLPVGYYPDNAIASRYQVASSQEYTYAHHLLMEQGLKYLKSDGYAIFLAPSDLLTSPQSDLLKGWLKDEVSLAAIIALPEDIFSTASQAKSIFVLQKKIDKEIEPFVYPLTSLQDPSVLLTFKENFQNWSKGTEI; encoded by the coding sequence ATGGATTTTGAAAAAATTGAACAAGCTTATACGTATTTACTAGAGAATGTCCAAGTCATCCAAAGTGATTTGGCGACCAACTTTTATGATGCCTTAGTAGAGCAAAATAGTATCTACCTAGATGGCGAGACAGAGCTGGAGCAGGTCAAGGAGAACAATCAAGCCCTTAAGCGCTTAGCGCTTCGCAAGGAAGAGTGGCTCAAGACCTACCAGTTTCTCTTGATGAAGGCAGGACAAACGGAACCTTTACAGGCCAATCACCAGTTTACACCAGATGCCATTGCCCTCCTCTTGGTACTTGTTGTAGAAGAGTTGTTTGAACAAGAGGAAATTAGCATCCTCGAAATAGGTTCTGGTATGGGGATTTTGGGGGCTACTTTCTTGACTTCTCTCTCTAAAAAAGTAGATTACTTGGGAATCGAAGTGGATGATTTGCTGATTGATTTGGCAGCAAGTATGTCAGATGTGATTGGTTTACAGGCTGGTTTTGTTCAAGGAGACGCCGTTCGTCCGCAAATGCTTAAAGAAAGCGACGTGGTCATCAGCGACTTGCCTGTAGGCTATTACCCAGACAATGCCATCGCTTCTCGCTATCAAGTGGCTTCTAGTCAAGAGTATACCTATGCCCACCATTTGCTAATGGAACAAGGCCTCAAGTACCTTAAGTCAGATGGCTATGCAATTTTTCTAGCTCCGAGTGATTTATTGACCAGTCCTCAAAGTGATTTATTAAAAGGGTGGCTCAAAGACGAAGTGAGTCTGGCTGCTATCATCGCTCTGCCAGAGGATATTTTCTCAACTGCAAGCCAAGCTAAAAGTATTTTTGTCTTACAGAAGAAAATAGACAAGGAAATAGAACCCTTTGTCTACCCTCTTACTAGCTTGCAAGATCCGTCAGTTTTGTTGACCTTTAAAGAAAATTTTCAAAATTGGAGCAAAGGTACTGAAATATAA
- the jag gene encoding RNA-binding cell elongation regulator Jag/EloR produces MVLFTGSTVEEAIQKGLKELDIPRMKAHIKVVSKEKKGFLGLFGKKPAQVDIEAISETTVIKANQQAIKGVPKEVNEKNEPVKTVSEATVDLGHVVEAIKKIEEEGQGVSEEVKAEILKNEKHASTILEETGHISILNELEPEDTTEEVGSAPEKETETQEATSQSLEDLGLKVEPSYDIEQVATEVANYVQTIVDDMDVEGTISNEYNRRTINLQIDTNEPGRIIGYHGKVLKALQLLAQNYLYNRYSRTFYITINVNDYVEHRAEVLQTYAQKLATRVLEEGRSQQTDPMSNSERKIIHRIISRMDGVTSYSEGDEPNRYVVVDAE; encoded by the coding sequence ATGGTATTATTTACAGGTTCAACGGTTGAAGAAGCAATCCAAAAAGGATTGAAAGAATTAGACATTCCAAGAATGAAGGCCCACATCAAGGTCGTTTCAAAAGAGAAAAAAGGATTCTTAGGCTTGTTTGGTAAGAAGCCAGCTCAAGTTGATATCGAAGCGATTAGTGAAACGACAGTGATCAAAGCCAATCAGCAGGCCATTAAAGGGGTTCCCAAAGAAGTTAATGAAAAAAATGAACCCGTGAAAACAGTAAGTGAAGCAACTGTTGATTTGGGTCATGTAGTGGAAGCGATTAAGAAGATTGAAGAAGAAGGTCAAGGTGTTTCTGAAGAGGTCAAGGCTGAAATCTTGAAAAATGAAAAGCACGCCAGCACGATTTTGGAAGAAACAGGCCATATTTCAATTTTAAATGAATTGGAACCAGAGGATACTACCGAGGAAGTGGGCTCTGCTCCAGAAAAAGAAACTGAAACGCAGGAAGCAACAAGCCAATCTTTGGAAGATTTAGGTTTGAAAGTAGAACCAAGTTATGACATCGAACAAGTGGCAACTGAAGTAGCTAACTACGTTCAAACCATTGTAGATGATATGGATGTTGAAGGGACGATTTCAAACGAATACAATCGCCGCACCATCAATCTTCAAATTGACACTAATGAACCAGGTCGTATTATCGGCTACCACGGAAAAGTCTTGAAAGCTCTTCAGTTGTTAGCGCAAAATTATCTTTACAATCGCTATTCAAGAACCTTCTACATCACGATCAATGTCAATGATTATGTTGAACACCGTGCAGAAGTTTTGCAAACTTACGCTCAAAAATTGGCGACTCGCGTTTTAGAGGAAGGGCGTAGCCAACAAACTGATCCAATGTCAAATAGCGAACGCAAGATAATCCATCGCATTATTTCACGCATGGATGGCGTGACGAGTTACTCTGAAGGTGACGAGCCAAATCGCTATGTTGTCGTTGATGCAGAATAA
- a CDS encoding DUF1033 family protein → MYRVIEMYGDFEPWWFIEGWEEDVIMSQSFDKYYDALKYYKSRWFELEKKNPLYKSRSDLMTIFWDPADKRWCDECDEYLQQYHSLALLQDEQVIPDEKLRPGYEKQTGQEKHRSCRMKWR, encoded by the coding sequence ATGTATCGTGTTATAGAAATGTATGGGGACTTTGAACCGTGGTGGTTCATAGAAGGTTGGGAAGAAGATGTCATCATGAGTCAATCTTTTGACAAGTATTATGATGCTCTAAAATATTATAAATCACGCTGGTTTGAGCTGGAAAAGAAGAATCCTCTTTATAAGAGTCGGAGTGATTTGATGACTATTTTTTGGGATCCTGCTGATAAACGCTGGTGTGATGAGTGTGATGAGTATTTGCAGCAGTACCATTCTTTGGCACTTTTACAGGATGAGCAAGTCATCCCCGATGAAAAGCTACGTCCAGGCTACGAAAAACAAACAGGTCAAGAAAAACACCGTTCTTGCCGTATGAAATGGAGATAA
- the comGA gene encoding competence type IV pilus ATPase ComGA — MVQEIAQKIIATAKEKKAQDIYFIPKEKSYELHMRVGDERCLIDSYEFEVLAAVISHFKFVAGMNVGEKRRSQLGSCDYQHGEKKSSLRLSTVGDYRGHESLVIRLLHDEEQELHFWFQDMNELGEQYRQRGLYLFAGPVGSGKTTLMHELAKSLFKGQQVMSIEDPVEIKQEDMLQLQLNEAIGLTYENLIKLSLRHRPDLLIIGEIRDSETARAVFRASLTGATVFSTIHAKSIRGVYERLLELGVTEEELAVVLQGVCYQRLIGGGGIVDFANKDYQEHQPTSWNEQIDQLLKDGHITSLQAETEKISYS; from the coding sequence ATGGTACAAGAAATTGCACAGAAAATTATTGCTACTGCGAAAGAAAAGAAGGCTCAGGATATCTATTTTATCCCCAAGGAAAAGTCCTACGAGCTTCACATGCGGGTTGGAGACGAACGGTGTCTAATTGATTCCTATGAGTTTGAGGTTTTAGCTGCAGTGATTAGTCATTTTAAGTTTGTAGCGGGTATGAATGTAGGAGAGAAGAGACGTAGTCAGCTGGGATCTTGCGACTATCAGCATGGGGAGAAGAAGTCTTCTCTGCGTTTGTCTACCGTGGGAGATTATCGGGGACATGAGAGTTTGGTCATTCGTTTGTTGCACGATGAGGAGCAGGAGCTGCATTTCTGGTTTCAGGATATGAACGAACTGGGTGAGCAGTACAGGCAACGGGGCCTCTATCTCTTTGCAGGTCCAGTCGGCAGTGGCAAGACGACCTTGATGCACGAATTAGCCAAGTCCCTCTTTAAGGGGCAGCAAGTTATGTCTATCGAAGACCCAGTAGAAATCAAGCAGGAAGACATGCTCCAATTGCAGTTGAATGAGGCGATTGGATTGACCTATGAAAATCTGATCAAACTGTCTCTCCGACATCGTCCGGATCTCCTGATTATCGGTGAAATTCGTGACAGCGAGACGGCGCGTGCAGTGTTCAGAGCTAGTTTGACAGGTGCGACGGTCTTTTCAACCATTCATGCCAAAAGTATCCGAGGTGTTTATGAACGCCTTCTGGAGTTGGGTGTGACGGAGGAGGAACTAGCAGTTGTTCTGCAAGGAGTCTGCTACCAGAGATTAATCGGGGGAGGAGGAATCGTTGACTTTGCAAACAAAGACTATCAAGAACACCAGCCAACTAGCTGGAATGAGCAGATTGATCAGCTTCTTAAAGATGGACATATCACAAGTCTTCAGGCTGAAACGGAAAAAATTAGCTACAGCTAA
- the comGE gene encoding competence type IV pilus minor pilin ComGE: MEKLNVLRKQKIKAVILLEAVVALAVFASIATLLLGQIQKNRQEEVEILQKEEVLRVAKMALQTGQNQVNINGVEIQVFSSEKGVEVYHGSEKLLDLKEQ; encoded by the coding sequence ATGGAAAAATTAAACGTATTAAGGAAACAAAAAATTAAGGCAGTAATCTTACTAGAAGCAGTAGTAGCTTTGGCTGTGTTTGCCAGCATTGCGACCCTTCTTTTGGGACAAATCCAGAAAAATAGGCAGGAAGAGGTAGAAATCTTGCAAAAGGAAGAAGTCTTGCGTGTGGCGAAGATGGCTCTGCAAACAGGGCAAAATCAGGTAAACATAAATGGAGTGGAGATTCAGGTGTTTTCTAGTGAAAAAGGAGTGGAGGTCTATCATGGTTCAGAGAAGTTACTCGACCTTAAAGAGCAGTAA
- the nagA gene encoding N-acetylglucosamine-6-phosphate deacetylase: MPNYIKADQFFYPHGVRRGGYLELVDGKFGKHVEQIPEGAEVIDYTGYSIAPGLVDTHIHGFGGVDVMDNNIEGTLHTMSEGLLSMGVTSFLPTTLTSSYEQLLAVTENIGARYQEASGAKIRGIYFEGPYFTEKYKGAQNPAYMKDPRMDEFRAWQKAANGLLNKIALAPEREGVEDFVRTVTGEGVTVALGHSNATFDEAKKAVDAGASVWVHAYNGMRGLTHRELGMVGAMYELPHTYAELICDGHHVDPKACDILLKQKGTENIALITDCMTAGGLEDGDYMLGEFPVVVANGTARLKSTGNLAGSILKLKDGLKNVVEWGIANPHEAVMMASLNPAKSVHIDDVCGQIREGYDADFIVLDKDLELVATYLDGVKRYQA; encoded by the coding sequence ATGCCTAATTATATTAAAGCGGATCAGTTTTTCTACCCACACGGAGTTCGTCGTGGCGGTTACTTGGAACTTGTGGATGGCAAGTTTGGTAAACATGTAGAACAGATTCCTGAAGGAGCTGAGGTGATTGACTATACAGGTTATAGCATTGCCCCAGGACTTGTGGATACCCACATTCATGGATTTGGCGGTGTGGATGTCATGGATAATAACATTGAAGGAACCCTTCATACCATGAGTGAAGGATTGCTTAGCATGGGTGTTACCAGCTTCTTGCCAACGACGTTGACTTCCTCTTACGAGCAGTTGCTTGCGGTAACTGAAAATATCGGTGCTCGTTACCAGGAAGCCAGTGGAGCCAAGATTCGTGGAATCTATTTTGAAGGGCCTTATTTCACAGAGAAATACAAGGGGGCTCAAAACCCTGCCTATATGAAAGACCCTCGTATGGATGAGTTTCGTGCTTGGCAAAAAGCAGCCAATGGCTTGCTCAATAAAATCGCCCTTGCGCCAGAACGCGAAGGTGTAGAAGACTTTGTTCGTACGGTTACGGGGGAAGGTGTGACCGTTGCTCTTGGACACTCAAATGCGACTTTTGATGAAGCTAAAAAAGCAGTCGATGCTGGAGCAAGCGTTTGGGTACATGCCTACAATGGGATGCGTGGGTTGACTCACCGTGAGCTCGGTATGGTGGGAGCAATGTATGAATTGCCACATACTTACGCTGAATTGATTTGTGATGGTCACCACGTAGATCCAAAGGCCTGTGACATTTTGCTCAAGCAAAAAGGAACTGAAAATATCGCCCTTATCACAGACTGTATGACAGCTGGTGGCTTGGAAGACGGTGACTACATGTTGGGAGAATTCCCAGTAGTCGTGGCTAATGGAACTGCTCGCCTCAAATCGACAGGCAATTTGGCAGGTTCTATACTCAAACTTAAGGACGGTTTGAAGAATGTGGTCGAATGGGGCATTGCGAATCCACATGAAGCAGTCATGATGGCCAGCCTCAACCCAGCAAAATCTGTTCACATCGATGATGTTTGTGGTCAAATCCGTGAAGGTTACGATGCCGACTTTATCGTACTAGACAAAGATTTGGAATTGGTAGCAACCTACCTAGACGGTGTGAAACGTTATCAAGCCTAA
- the comGD gene encoding competence type IV pilus minor pilin ComGD, producing MQNKKQVKLLQIKAFTMLESLLVLGLVSILALGLSGSVQSTFAAVEEQIFFMEFEELYRETQKHSVASQQKTSLNLDGQMISNGSQNLIVPKGIQAPSGQSIIFDRAGGNSSLAKVEFQTSKGAIRYQLYLGNGKIKRIKETKN from the coding sequence ATGCAAAACAAAAAACAAGTCAAACTGTTGCAGATTAAGGCCTTTACTATGCTGGAAAGTCTCCTTGTTTTGGGACTTGTGAGTATACTTGCCTTGGGCTTGTCCGGTTCTGTTCAGTCCACTTTTGCAGCGGTGGAGGAGCAGATTTTCTTTATGGAGTTTGAAGAACTCTATCGGGAAACGCAAAAACACAGTGTAGCTAGTCAGCAAAAGACCAGTCTGAACCTAGATGGGCAGATGATCAGTAACGGCAGTCAAAACTTGATCGTTCCAAAAGGAATTCAGGCACCATCAGGACAAAGCATTATATTTGACCGAGCTGGGGGCAATTCGTCCCTGGCTAAGGTTGAATTTCAGACCAGCAAAGGAGCGATTCGCTATCAATTATATCTAGGAAATGGAAAAATTAAACGTATTAAGGAAACAAAAAATTAA
- the comGB gene encoding competence type IV pilus assembly protein ComGB, giving the protein MDISQVFRLKRKKLATAKQKKIITLFNNLFSSGFHLVEIISFLGRSALLEKDYVAQMHQGLAQGKSFSEMMNSLGFSSAIVTQLSLAEAHGNLHLSLGKIEEYLDNLSKVKKKLIEVATYPLILLGFLLLIMLGLRNYLLPQLDSSNIATQIIGNLPQIFLGLVLVCSLSLLLALTFYKRSSKMRVFSMLARIPFLGIFVQTYLTAYYAREWGNMISQGMGLTQIFQIMQEQGSQLFKEIGQDLAQALQNGRGFSQTIGTYPFFKKELSLIIEYGEVKSKLGSELEIYAEKTWEAFFTRVNRTMNLVQPLVFIFVALIIVLLYAAMLMPMYQNMEVNF; this is encoded by the coding sequence ATGGACATATCACAAGTCTTCAGGCTGAAACGGAAAAAATTAGCTACAGCTAAGCAGAAGAAAATCATCACCTTGTTTAACAACCTCTTCTCCAGTGGCTTTCATTTGGTGGAAATTATTTCTTTCTTGGGAAGAAGTGCCCTGCTAGAAAAGGACTATGTGGCCCAGATGCACCAAGGCTTGGCTCAGGGGAAATCATTCTCAGAAATGATGAACAGCTTGGGCTTTTCAAGTGCTATTGTGACCCAGTTATCTCTAGCTGAAGCCCATGGAAATCTTCACCTGAGTTTGGGAAAGATAGAAGAATATCTGGATAATTTGTCCAAGGTCAAGAAGAAGTTAATTGAAGTAGCGACCTATCCTTTGATTTTACTGGGATTTCTCCTGCTAATCATGTTGGGGCTCAGGAATTATTTGCTCCCCCAACTGGACAGTAGCAATATTGCCACTCAAATCATCGGCAATCTGCCACAAATATTTCTGGGACTAGTGCTGGTTTGCTCTCTATCTTTACTTTTAGCCCTCACTTTTTACAAAAGAAGTTCCAAGATGCGGGTCTTCTCGATGTTAGCGCGGATTCCCTTTCTAGGAATCTTTGTCCAGACCTATCTGACGGCCTATTACGCGCGTGAATGGGGCAATATGATTTCACAGGGGATGGGGCTGACGCAGATTTTTCAGATCATGCAGGAACAGGGTTCTCAGCTCTTTAAAGAAATCGGTCAAGATCTGGCTCAAGCCCTGCAAAATGGTCGCGGATTTTCTCAGACTATAGGAACCTATCCTTTCTTTAAAAAGGAGTTGAGTCTCATCATCGAGTATGGAGAAGTCAAGTCCAAGCTAGGGAGTGAGTTGGAAATCTATGCAGAAAAGACTTGGGAAGCCTTTTTTACCCGAGTCAACCGCACCATGAACTTAGTACAGCCACTGGTTTTTATCTTTGTGGCCCTGATTATCGTTTTACTTTATGCGGCAATGCTTATGCCCATGTATCAAAATATGGAGGTAAATTTTTAA
- the rnpA gene encoding ribonuclease P protein component, with protein MKKSFRVKREKDFKAIFKDGTSFANRKFVVYQLENQQNHFRVGLSVSKKLGNAVTRNQIKRRIRHILQSVKGSLVEHVDFVVIARKGVETLEYAEMEKNLLHVLKLSKIYQEGNGSEKETTVD; from the coding sequence TTGAAGAAAAGCTTTCGTGTAAAAAGAGAGAAAGATTTTAAGGCGATTTTCAAGGACGGAACAAGTTTTGCCAATCGAAAATTTGTTGTCTACCAATTGGAAAATCAGCAAAACCATTTTCGAGTAGGACTGTCCGTCAGCAAAAAGCTGGGGAATGCAGTTACCAGAAATCAAATTAAAAGACGAATCCGGCACATTCTACAAAGTGTAAAAGGGAGTTTAGTAGAGCATGTTGATTTTGTTGTGATTGCCCGAAAAGGGGTGGAAACCTTGGAATATGCAGAGATGGAGAAAAACCTACTCCACGTATTAAAGTTATCAAAGATTTACCAGGAAGGAAATGGGAGTGAAAAAGAAACTACAGTTGACTAG
- a CDS encoding membrane protein insertase YidC, with product MKKKLQLTSLLGLSLFIMTACATNGTASDITADSIDFWSKFVYFFAEIIRFLSFDISIGVGIILFTILIRTILLPVFQTQMVASRKMQEAQPRIKALREQYPGRDMESRTKLDQEMRKVYKELGIKHSSSLWPILIQMPVLLALFQALSRVDFLKTGHFLWINLGGVDTSFVLPILAAVFTFLSSWLSNKALSEKSGATTGMMYGMPVLIFVFAISAPSGVALYWAVSNAYQVLQTYFLNNPFKIIAEREAVVQAEKDLEGKKRRALKKAQKKKK from the coding sequence GTGAAAAAGAAACTACAGTTGACTAGTTTGTTGGGCTTGTCCTTGTTTATCATGACAGCCTGTGCAACAAATGGTACAGCTAGCGATATAACAGCAGATTCGATAGACTTTTGGAGCAAATTCGTCTATTTTTTTGCTGAAATTATCCGCTTTTTGTCCTTTGACATTAGTATCGGAGTGGGGATTATCCTCTTCACGATTTTGATCCGGACGATTTTATTGCCGGTCTTTCAGACACAGATGGTTGCCTCTAGAAAAATGCAAGAGGCTCAACCACGCATCAAGGCTTTGCGAGAGCAATATCCGGGTCGTGATATGGAAAGTAGAACCAAGCTAGACCAGGAGATGCGTAAGGTTTATAAAGAGTTAGGGATCAAACATTCCTCCTCTCTCTGGCCGATTTTAATACAAATGCCGGTTCTCTTGGCACTCTTTCAAGCCTTGAGTCGAGTAGACTTTTTGAAAACAGGTCACTTTTTATGGATTAATTTGGGAGGAGTAGATACAAGTTTTGTCCTTCCGATTTTGGCGGCAGTCTTTACCTTCTTGAGTAGCTGGTTATCGAATAAAGCTTTGTCTGAAAAAAGTGGAGCTACGACAGGGATGATGTATGGTATGCCCGTATTGATCTTTGTTTTTGCCATCTCCGCCCCAAGTGGTGTAGCCTTGTACTGGGCTGTATCCAATGCTTACCAAGTTCTGCAAACCTATTTCTTGAACAATCCTTTCAAGATCATTGCTGAAAGAGAAGCAGTGGTGCAAGCAGAAAAAGATTTAGAAGGCAAGAAGAGAAGAGCCTTGAAAAAAGCACAGAAAAAGAAAAAATAA